A genomic stretch from Lepisosteus oculatus isolate fLepOcu1 chromosome 7, fLepOcu1.hap2, whole genome shotgun sequence includes:
- the LOC102687157 gene encoding islet amyloid polypeptide, with protein MCNLKLPAFVLVLSVVIQWVSAAPSNRYSPVYTEQSDAWPERERWLLPGFSKNSFLSFTGVLPEGDPPKRISHRMEKRKCNTATCVTQRLADFLIRSSNTVGTVYSPTNVGSNTYGKRDSQEPLKYLQL; from the exons ATGTGCAATCTGAAGCTGCCTGCCTTTGTATTGGTGCTATCTGTGGTCATACAATGGGTCAGCGCTGCACCCAGTAACAG GTACTCTCCTGTGTACACTGAGCAGTCAGATGCGtggccagagagagagagatggctgTTGCCTGGCTTTTCAAAGAACTCTTTTCTCAGCTTCACTGGAGTATTGCCAGAAGGGGACCCTCCCAAACGCATCAG CCATCGGATGGAAAAGAGGAAGTGCAATACTGCCACCTGCGTGACTCAGCGCCTGGCGGACTTCCTTATCCGGTCCAGCAATACTGTAGGCACGGTGTATTCTCCTACCAATGTGGGCTCCAACACGTACGGCAAGAGGGACAGTCAGGAGCCCCTGAAATACTTACAGCTTTAG